Proteins co-encoded in one Cricetulus griseus strain 17A/GY chromosome 1 unlocalized genomic scaffold, alternate assembly CriGri-PICRH-1.0 chr1_1, whole genome shotgun sequence genomic window:
- the Nt5dc2 gene encoding 5'-nucleotidase domain-containing protein 2 isoform X2 has protein sequence MAGAGLRAAARRWLLCGGHGGPRAASTSPSCPGCGPPGPGAHCPSTPRSAPADSADLSAHLWARYQDMRRLVHDLLPPEVCSLLNPAAIYANNEISLSDVEVYGFDYDYTLAQYADALHPEIFNAARDILIEHYKYPEGIRKYDYDPSFAIRGLHYDIQKSLLMKIDAFHYVQLGTAYRGLQPVPDDEVIDLYGGTQHIPLYQMSGFYGKGPSIKQFMDIFSLPEMALLSCVVDYFLVHGLEFDQVHLYKDVTDAIRDVHVKGLMYQWIEQDMEKYILRGDETFAVLSRLVAHGKQLFLITNSPFSFVDKGMRHMVGPDWRQLFDVVIVQADKPNFFTDRRKPFRKLDEKGSLHWDRITRLEKGKIYRQGNLFDFLRLTEWRGPRVLYFGDHLYSDLADLMLRHGWRTGAIIPELEREIRIINTEQYMHSLTWQQALTGLLERMQTYQDAESRQVLATWMKERQELRCITKALFNAQFGSIFRTFHNPTYFSRRLVRFSDLYMASLSCLLNYRVDFTFYPRRTPLQHEAPLWMDQLCTGCMKTPFLGDMAHIR, from the exons ATGGCGGGTGCGGGACTGCGGGCGGCAGCTCGGCGCTGGCTGCTGTGCGGAGGCCACGGCGGACCGCGGGCTGCCTCGACCTCACCCTCCTGCCCTGGCTGCGGCCCGCCGGGTCCCGGAGCCCACTGCCCCAGCACACCGCGCTCGGCTCCCGCAGACAGCGCGGACCTCAGCGCGCACTTGTGGGCTCGTTACCAAGACATGCGGAGGCTGGTGCACG ACCTTCTGCCCCCTGAGGTCTGCAGCCTCCTAAACCCAGCAGCCATCTACGCCAACAATGAGATCAGCCTGAGTGATGTTGAAGTCTATGGCTTTGACTATGACTACACACTGGCCCAGTATGCAGATGCACTGCACCCTGAGATCTTCAATGCTGCCCGGGACATCCTGATAGAGCACTACAAG TACCCTGAGGGAATTCGGAAGTATGACTATGACCCCAGTTTTGCCATCCGTGGTCTCCACTATGACATTCAGAAG agccttctgaTGAAAATTGATGCTTTTCATTATGTACAACTGGGAACAGCCTACAG GGGACTCCAGCCTGTGCCAGATGATGAAGTGATTGACCTATACGGTGGCACCCAGCACATCCCACTATACCAGATGAGCGGCTTCTATGGCAAG GGCCCTTCCATCAAGCAGTTTATGGATATCTTCTCACTACCAGAGATGGCACTGCTGTCTTGTGTGGTGGACTACTTTCTGGTCCATGGCCTGGAGTTTGACCAAGTACACCTCTACAAGGATGTGACG GATGCCATCCGGGACGTTCATGTGAAGGGCCTCATGTACCAGTGGATTGAACAAGACATGG AGAAGTACATCCTCAGAGGGGATGAAACATTTGCAGTCCTGAGCCGCCTGGTGGCCCATGGAAAACAGCTGTTCCTTATCACCAACAGTCCTTTTAGCTTTGT GGACAAAGGCATGCGGCACATGGTAGGTCCTGATTGGCGCCAGCTCTTCGATGTAGTCATCGTCCAGGCAGACAAGCCCAACTTTTTCACCGACCGGCGCAA GCCTTTTCGAAAGCTTGATGAGAAGGGCTCCCTCCACTGGGACCGTATCACTCGCCTGGAAAAGGGCAAGATCTACCGGCAG ggaaaCCTGTTTGACTTTCTTCGTCTGACAGAATGGCGTGGGCCACGTGTGCTCTACTTCGGTGACCACCTCTACAGTGACCTGGCG GATCTCATGCTGCGACATGGCTGGCGCACAGGCGCCATCATCCCTGAGCTGGAGCGTGAGATCCGCATCATCAACACAGAACAATACATGCACTCGTTGACCTGGCAGCAGGCGCTCACCGGGCTGCTCGAACGCATGCAG ACTTATCAGGATGCAGAGTCACGACAGGTGCTGGCTACCTGGATGAAGGAGCGGCAAGAACTGAG ATGCATCACCAAAGCCCTGTTCAATGCTCAGTTTGGGAGCATCTTCCGCACCTTCCACAACCCTACCTACTTCTCCAGGCGCCTTGTGCGCTTCTCCGACCTCTACATGGCCTCCCTCAGCTGTTTGCTCAACTACCGTGTGGACTTCACTTTTTACCCGCGCCGAACACCCCTGCAGCATGAGGCGCCTCTCTGGATGGACCAGCTCTGCACTGGCTGTATGAAGACACCCTTTCTTGGTGACATGGCCCACATCCGCTGA
- the Smim4 gene encoding small integral membrane protein 4 produces MFSRAQVRRALQWVPGKQRFGIYRFLPFFFVLGGTMEWIMIKVRVGQETFYDVYRRKASERQYQRRLEDTSETHLHKIK; encoded by the exons ATGTTCTCCAGGGCCCAGGTGAGGCGAGCTCTGCAGTGGGTGCCCGGGAAGCAGCGATTCGGCATCTACAGGTTCCTGCCCTTCTTTTTTGTCCTGGGAGGAACAATGGAGTGGATCATGATTAAAGTGCGCGTGGGCCAGGAGACCTTCT ATGACGTCTACCGTAGAAAAGCTTCAGAAAGACAGTATCAGAGAAGGCTGGAAGATACATCAGAGACCCATcttcataaaataaagtaa